One Spea bombifrons isolate aSpeBom1 chromosome 1, aSpeBom1.2.pri, whole genome shotgun sequence DNA window includes the following coding sequences:
- the NPY1R gene encoding neuropeptide Y receptor type 1 yields the protein MNFSLENQSLFLNIFNDSFKKGIGEECSLPLAIVFTLVLAYGAVIILGLSGNLALIIIILKQKEMRNVTNILIVNLSFSDLLATIVCLPFTLVYTLMDHWIFGEVMCKLNEYVQCISVTVSIFSLVLIAVERHQLIINPRGWRPSNRHACIGITAIWIASMAGSLPFMMYSNLTDEPFRNISIDLFIGKYVCIQEFPNEKFRLFYNTLLFVIQYLGPLCFIFVCYTKIFLRLRRRNNMMDKMRDNKYRSSETKRINVMLLSIVVVFAFCWLPFFIFNMVFDWNHEVIEICNHNLLFLICHLTAMISTCVNPIFYGFLNKNFQRDLQFFFNFCDFRSREDDYETIAMSTMHTDVSKTSLKQASPIA from the exons ATGAATTTCTCCTTAGAAAACCAATCCCTTTTTCTAAACATTTTCAACGATTCATTTAAAAAGGGAATAGGCGAGGAGTGTAGTTTGCCCTTGGCCATTGTTTTCACCTTAGTCCTGGCATATGGAGCTGTTATAATACTTGGACTCTCTGGAAATCTGGCTCTCATTATAATCATTCTAAAGCAAAAAGAAATGCGTAATGTCACCAACATACTTATTGTAAATCTATCCTTTTCTGATCTGTTGGCAACAATTGTTTGCCTCCCTTTCACCTTGGTTTATACTCTCATGGACCACTGGATTTTTGGGGAAGTTATGTGCAAGTTAAATGAGTATGTCCAGTGCATCTCAGTAACAGTTTCCATTTTTTCACTGGTTCTCATTGCCGTTGAACGTCATCAACTTATTATCAACCCTCGAGGATGGAGACCAAGTAATAGACATGCCTGCATTGGAATCACAGCAATATGGATTGCTTCGATGGCTGGTTCTTTGCCCTTTATGATGTACAGTAATTTAACTGATGAACCATTCCGGAACATAAGTATTGATTTATTCATCGGAAAATATGTTTGCATACAAGAGTTCCCAAATGAAAAATTTAGACTATTTTACAATACTCTGCTTTTTGTAATACAGTACCTTGGACCTTTATGCTTTATATTTGTATGCTACACAAAG aTATTCTTAAGACTAAGAAGGCGCAACAATATGATGGACAAGATGAGAGACAATAAGTACAGATCCAGTGAAACAAAACGAATCAACGTGATGTTATTATCTATTGTGGTGGTATTCGCTTTCTGTTGGctaccttttttcatttttaatatggtgtttgaTTGGAACCATGAAGTCATCGAAATATGCAACCacaatttattgtttttgatTTGCCACCTGACCGCAATGATCTCCACGTGCGTGAATCCAATTTTCTATGGTTTCCTCAACAAAAACTTTCAAAGGGATTTgcaatttttctttaatttttgtgATTTCCGGTCTAGAGAAGATGATTATGAAACTATAGCTATGTCTACCATGCACACTGATGTTTCGAAAACATCTTTAAAGCAAGCAAGCCCAATAGCATAA